The Phoenix dactylifera cultivar Barhee BC4 chromosome 12, palm_55x_up_171113_PBpolish2nd_filt_p, whole genome shotgun sequence genome has a window encoding:
- the LOC103697482 gene encoding chloroplast stem-loop binding protein of 41 kDa b, chloroplastic: protein MAKLVAVQQLQPCHHVPRVSPGSSLLHSSLSEFNGTALNISVQKKRKVWQPKGALQVKASSAKKILIMGGTRFIGVFLSRLLVKDGHQVTLFTRGKAPITQQLPGESDQEYAEFSSKILHLKGDRQDFEFVKTSLAAKGFDVVYDINGREGVEVEPILDALPKLEQFIYCSSAGVYLKSDLLPHFEADAVDPKSRHKGKLETERLLDSRGVNWTSLRPVYIYGPLNYNPVEEWFFHRLKAGRPIPIPNNGVQITQLGHVKDLARAFVMVLGNSKASKQVYNISGSKYVTFDGLARACAKAAGFPEPEIVHYNPKEFDFGKKKAFPFRDQHFFASIEKATRDLGWNPEFGLIDGLADSYNLDFGRGTYRKPADFSTDDMILGKSLVLQS from the exons ATGGCTAAATTGGTGGCGGTGCAACAGCTGCAACCGTGCCATCATGTCCCACGTGTCTCTCCCGGCTCCTCCCTTCTCCATTCCTCTCTCTCTGAGTTCAATGGCACAGCCCTTAACATCTCTGTTCAG aagaaaaggaaggtATGGCAGCCAAAAGGGGCACTGCAGGTGAAAGCTTCCAGTGCCAAGAAAATTTTAATTATGGGGGGCACTAGATTCATTGGTGTTTTCTTGTCCAGACTCCTTGTTAAGGATGGCCATCAG GTGACCTTGTTTACCAGGGGGAAGGCACCCATCACCCAACAACTACCAGGAGAATCAGATCAAGAGTACGCAGAATTCTCATCCAAA ATATTGCATTTGAAAGGGGACAGGCAGGAttttgaatttgtgaagacaaGCCTAGCAGCCAAGGGATTTGATGTTGTTTATGATATTAATG GGCGTGAGGGTGTTGAGGTAGAGCCTATATTGGATGCATTGCCTAAGCTAGAGCA GTTTATATATTGCTCGTCAGCTGGAGTCTATCTCAAATCTGACCTGTTGCCACACTTTGAG GCCGATGCAGTTGATCCGAAGAGCAGGCACAAAGGAAAGCTTGAAACAGAGAGATTGTTAGACTCCCGTGGTGTCAACTGGACTTCTCTGAGGCCAGTCTACATATATGGCCCCTTGAATTACAACCCTGTTGAAGAGTGGTTCTTTCATCGACTGAAAGCTGGCCGCCCAATTCCAATCCCCAACAATGGAGTTCAAATCACCCAACTAGGACATGTTAAG GATTTGGCAAGGGCTTTTGTTATGGTTCTTGGCAATTCGAAAGCAAGTAAACAAGTGTACAacatttctggatccaaatatgTAACCTTTGATGGGTTAGCAAGGGCATGTGCCAAG GCTGCTGGGTTTCCTGAACCAGAAATTGTCCACTATAATCCAAAGGAATTTgattttgggaagaagaaagcctTTCCTTTCCGCGATCAG CATTTCTTTGCTTCAATCGAGAAAGCTACAAGGGATCTAGGTTGGAATCCAGAATTTGGCTTGATAGATGGTCTTGCTGACTCATACAATCTAGACTTTGGCAGAGGAACTTACAGAAAACCAGCTGACTTCTCGACAGATGACATGATTCTTGGCAAGTCGCTTGTACTTCAGAGTTAA